tctaaaaaatattttaacaattaaatattaaaactaaACTTGCAAAATTTTCTCGACATTTGAGCATTTGCATTGCTCCGGCGGCACTGAGTTAAAATCCGAAAAAGCCCGCCTCTCTAACCGGTGAACTTTCCTCTCTCGAGACTTGCAAGTTTTACTTCACAATTTCTGTATGGAGAGCGTCGAATCGCATGGCGCGGTTCCGTTTCAGCTACAATACGACAAACCCATAGCTTCTCAGGTAATCTTGCTCGCATGAAATTCAAACGAGGTCCTATGTTGTGTTTTTGTCATAATTTGTGTTTCGGGTAATTGAGCAGATTAAGATTGCAGAATGGAATCCAGAAAAGGATTTACTGGCATTGGTCACGGAAGACTCGAAGCTTCTTCTTCATCGCTTCAATTGGCAGAGGCTTTGGATCACCTCCACCGGTCTGTATTCAGCAATAACCTTTTCTTTTACCGTTTTAAAATTGGACATGTTGTATTATCAGCTTAAAGTTACTTATTGGTGAATTTGATTTTATCACTGTATGCTAATTTTGACTTTTGGAACGTTTTATTTAGGGAAATGCATAACATCCATATGTTGGCGTCCAGATGGTAAAGCAATTGCAGTGGGACTCGAGGATGGAGCTGTTTCAATTCACGATGTGGAAGTGAGttcttttgttttattttaagcatgtacttttttatttcttttaaagTCGTTTTTATTTCAATTGGTCCCAAATGAAGCAACAACAATTTGCTTTCGACgttacttttgaaattgaaccCATTGCATTTATCTCTAACTTTTTGGTTGTATTTTATGGAAATTAGAATGGCAAACTTCTGAGAAGTATGAAGTTCCACAGTGTTTCTGTCGTCTGCCTCAGCTGGGAGGAAGATAGGAAAAAGATCGCGGTAAAACTCTTCCAACTGTGTTAATTTCTTACACGTGCTTTAATCATTTACCTTTATATTTTATTCCTATTATTATTTAGATAAGATGCAAAAGCTTGCATTTTCAGTCATGTTGCAACATCTCTTGGTTTAGAGTTCACTTGGTATATTGCCTTTTGAACCAATAAACTGAAGAAACTGGCAAACGGAGGTCATTGATTTGTTTGCAAATTTATGTTCAATGTTTGGCTGAGATTATGCTTAGATCGATAAGCTGCTGGTCTCAATTGAACTCTAAATCTAGTTAGAATCAATTTGATGCAAGTCCGAATTTACCTAATGTCGTGCTTCGATATGTCTGATGGGGGCCTTATCTCCCCGTACGTTCTTGGTCCAGAGAGTGGTCCCTAGTCCCTTTATTGTTTCATCAATGGAATAAAATATGATGATAGTGTTCTGTTACATTAGTGCAAACTATAAAACCTGaacaatatttttcttttacctGAAGAACTTCTTGATGATGTCTTATTTAAAGTGTGCTCAGCCATTCTACATGGTTTTTAGAAAATCCTTTGCTCCTTTTAACTTTCTCATTTTCCCTCTTCTATTGGAATTTAGGAGGGAAATCATAATGTTTTGACTTATGAGGACAGGACTGCTCGGTTTTTTCCTCATGCTCCAAGATCTCCTCGTATACCTGGTCTTGTACCAGGAGATAGTGGTTTCATGGATGAAAGTGAGGATTCATTCCGGGAACTGTTTGATTCTTCACATCAACAATTTAGCATCTTATGCAGTGGGGATAAAGATGGCAATATCTGCTTTAGTATTTTTGGCATTTTCCTTGTAGGAAGAATTGTGAGTTGAtcctgattatctttgacttTTATCTTTCAATACCTCTAGCACGTCTATATGTTTCCTATGCAACCTTCCTTTTAAACTGCCAGAACATACACAATCTTGCTTTTCACTGTCCTTTGGTGGGAATTGGGAACAACATTACGTACCAACTTTTGAATGCTTCTATTCGTAAGGTAAGTCAATTTTGTATTCAATGTTGTTATTTTAGTTTATCTTAAGCATAGATGTTCTGCTCTGAGTAATTGGTACAACTATCCAGTTTAAACTTGTTATATTTTCTTTATGTATATGCTAGTGCTCAATCACACATTGTGTGCAGGATGTTTTTTGTTTGTGTAAAGAGAGAGATTTTATGCATGGTTAGTCTTTATGTACTTCGGGATCTTTTAATTGTAAAAGGTAAACATGAggtcaaaggtggcattttgtTCGGCTTTCAATCCAATTCAACTCAaagttttaagaaaaattgaaagTTGATGTGATATCTTGTAAGAAATCTAGCAAATAATTATGTGATTATTATATTTTGAATAATGGTTTTGAAATATGAAATGTTGTGCATtgtaaaaattttgaataaaaaaaggaGGGTCGAGATGTTTGGATTTTCAATCCAAACAATTGTTGAACTCTAGAGTTCAATGCCAGAACCCAACCAAACAGGGCCAAACTAATTTTGGGGAAACATGAAGTAGGGGCATTTTAGTTATTTCTTAACTTAGTTAAGGGTACACATGGGCATAATAGAGAAACCGAAATTTGGTTTACTGCTTTGGGATCCATGCTATTTTATCAAGGTCTTTTTGTGccttctattttaaagttatgTCAACTCGAAGTCATTCAGAGCTGTGTATGTATCAGAATTGCTAAATCTATGTGATAGGTGAAGAGGAAGCATTAAGAAGCTTCTTCTAGAAGGCCAAGGATTTGCAAGTCGGATTATGaaaacattaattaaatggttacacacacacacacatatgttATTGCATTGGGGGTGGTTTTTTCCCCTTTGGTTTAATGAGGATTTAGATCCACGCCTACACCGCTAGGCCTACGGGTGGTGGTGTTTATCAAAcagttatatgattgcatggtCTAGCGAAGGGATGAATACTTTGCAAATGGGATTTGGCCTTCACATTCCATGTTATTGAACCCTATCAATGCAGACAaatcttctaattttccttgCGTTTTTCTCTCAGATGTAAAACTTGTGTTGTTAATCTTACTTCTCATTgcattcaaataaattatacaAAGCTATAGCTTCTGTTCACTCAGTCTATGGTGATTTCTGTGCTGAAATAGTGCTTTTGGGGAATCTCATATTGTGATTGTGCTTCTTGTCAGGTGTCATTATCCAATGATCTTTGTCGTATTATCATCTTGTGCTCAGGTGTACTTATGGGAACTGACAGAGAAGCAAGAGACGTTCAAATGTCTCAAAGTGAGCTACCTGGTTTTCATTGCTTAGTCCTTGACAGTGCAATTTTTTCTGAAAGGTATTAGTGTATTCTGAAAGCAGCAATAATTATCTTTGTGTCTATGTCCGTGTGGCCAaattttatcagtatgtctTTACTCTTTAAAGAAGTGGACCGTGGCTTAGGGAACTTTCCATTCAGATCAATTATTTGGAAGCTTTGCTCTGAACATTGGTAATTCATGCTGCTTTTGGGTCCATTTTTTTATGGACTGCAGGCATTACTGTCCATTCAGTCTATGGACAATAGAACCTTTTcacttttttttattgaaaaaatcATTACCGTCGTTTATCAATCCTGGTAGTACCCATGAGATCCTTATTATGCTTCCGCTGTTTCCATCCGGGTTTAAATTTCTCATGATGAAGCATAAGGAAATCATAATTCATATGTAAGGTGCTTGATTGTTGTTCATGTATTATATACTGTCTGCTCATGAATTCCCGTGCAAGACAAGTTCTCTCAATACCTGAGTCTTTTATTTTCTAGTAACACTTTTCAAATTGTTTCGCGTTCTTAGCGCTGGGGATGCACAAGTTTTAGAAATGACAATTTTGATTGTGGTTCTATCTTTATTTTGCATTTCCACTTGTAATTTATTCCTCTCATTAATAAGAGAATAACTTATGTATTGCAAGCCCTTTTCATCAGCTACTTTTTTTGGCTGTCTCTTCCTGATCCAGGGGTTGACATATGTATTATCAAGTTTAATGCTTATTATTATTTCACTTTTTATAAGTTCATCTGATTATGATTGCACTGCAATATTCTCAATCAATGACAGGAAAAACGAGCTCCACCAGGTGGCTCAGCAAGCTTCTAATGTGGAGCATCTTATTGAAGTAATCCGAACATCACTTTCCGTCATGACTAAGCAGTGGTCCGATGCTATGCACACTTATCGTGAAAAATTCAATGGTCTATCATCCTTGATTATTGACAATGGTAAACGTTAAAATAAATGTGAAATAATTCAGGATTTCTGATTTTTCTTGTCTGGTTCCTGTTCgaatatttatttaaacaaaagtGTAGGACTTGACTCCACTCCTCAAGAAGAGTTTCTAAGCTTGCTAGGTGGTGCAAGGACAAGTCCAGCGGTTCATCAATTTTTAGTTAATTCCCTTGGTGAAATGGTATATTCTCTTATATCAAGTGTTTCACGTGTAATGATGATCGTGAATTTTATGTACATTCTCTTGTATTGTTTTTCGTAGGGGCTCAAACGGGTTGCGAAGGTAGTTTCTGGTGCTGGGAAAGATGTTCAAACGGTCGTGCTTGATCATCTACAGGTGTGGCATCCTAAGAGTAACAACTTATAGGGCACCTGAGAAAGACCTAGTCTTTGAATCTTCTTTGGCAGAAAGTTCTTCGTtacaattaatttatttcttaactaacttattttattcaaatctaAACTTCTAAAGCTCTGATTCTCAGCCTGCTGCAGATATTATTGGGTTTCGAATAGGAGAATTAAGAGGGTTATCAAAATGGCGTGCACGTTATCAAGGTATTGGCTTAGATGAGAACTTAATTGATAATGCAATGGAGAAGGCTGGAATGTTGCTTGTACAAGTTGAGAGGTTCGTAAGAGTTCTATCATCTGTAGTGCAGCAGGTATGTGCCATCCTAGCTACTGTAAGGCAGTGTAAACTGTCTCTTCCCTTTTCCTGAGTTGTAGATTGTTTTGGTAGTACAATTATGTTATTTTTCCATGTTTTTGGTTGTTGCTTATGTGTAGTATATGCTTATGCATGAACATGAGTATATGATATGACAAACACAGAGAACCCTTGAAAGTCACATACACACTGAGACACCACTTGAAAGAATATTCCAAATGTAGGATCAAAACATTTCATGGCTATGGTTTTCATGAATATTGATTTACAGTTGATATAGTGATTTTTTCTTTTGATTAgccaataaataataaaaaggaGGCACAGTACTTTGCTCCAAGTATGGTGTCAAGACTTTTCATATAAACTATGTTACTTGTTAATTTTTCTGTATAAGTTATTTTTGACGTCAGACATCTCTTTGTTGAATATGATCCTGCAACACAAAGttgattttgttttaaaatattatgatcATCTTCATTTGCAAGCTTTTTTCCAAGTAGGGAAACTTAAATGGAGGTCTTGCTGTCTGCAAGTCAAATTTAAGCCACACACATATTGGTTTTTGAGTAAATCTTTGTTGCATAATGTGATATTTTGTCATACTTTTGCTGCAAAAAACAAAATCCTTTCCTGTTCAATGTTCAGGTCCTTTACAGTTTTGACAATAGTCTTTGGTttagttttcaaattttttcaGTTGGCTCCTGAAGTCTGTAAAGATTTTAATGTCTGAACCAAGCGATCAACTTCTGCCCTTCAGTAGGTCTGTAATCTGTTTAtcgtttatttttgttttagatTTTCTGCTATATGCTTAAATTTGTAGTTCTCCCCTGACTCAGGGGGTCCATTCCTTTTTTTCAGTGAACTTATCATAATTTTCCTGAAGTTTCTATATGACCGAGATCCTGTTGGTCAATTGCTGGAGTTTGATCACAATATTGAAGTTGACTTGTAAGTCCTGCTTTTGACAAATTAAACTCTGAATAGTTTAGACTATAATTGTTAACAATTCTATAACATtcattcaattctgaaacatcggTTTCAGATTTCTCTGCTTAGTGATTCTCCATTTACACGTCGCAAGTGTTCAATAACTTGAAACACTAGGAAATTCTCGCAAAGCAAGCTCCATCATTTTCAGGCCATGCAAATTTTCTATGCATTTGCTGTTATTTGACACTTGAACTGGTGCATTGTTTTGACttcttacatttttttttttttaatagggAAAGACAGTTACGAGTTAGAGAATTGGCTCTTTTTGGGGGTTTCTTCGATTCTGAATACCTCAACAGAACATTAGCAAGCGGATTTCAACAGATGGAATATTGGTATACCTTTTAGCATTATTTTGTTTATTATTTGCATCCTCACGAAGCACATGAACTTGAGATAGATTTTCTGAGCTTATGGAAAGCAGAATATGGACTTAACCTTTGCAGGAAATATATTGATACGTTTGTAGGCCAGGCATCTTCTTCCCCTTCACCCGATTTTTTTATAACAGAGGAAAAGCATAATTAGATGAGGCTAAGTTAAAACTAATTTTTCCATGCTTGTTTCCCACGACTTTTCTTGTGTAATTGGGTCATGATTGTAGTTTCAAGGAGGCTTTGGAGATGCCATTAGTCACGGTTTCCAAAAGAATACTTTGTAAAGATATGTTGCCGCTTTTCCCTATTGAATCTTCAACAAGCTTGAAGTCCTGTATTCCGGCATCAGTCTCATATTTTCAGGTAGCTGTTATTCCTAAATCTTGCCAAACATATTTTTTAGTCTGATTTCTCTCCGTGCTGACACTGTTTCAGGTTAATTTATTTCTGTGTGTAAAATATACATAAAAGAGTTCCTGTAACAGAGACTAGGATCCTTGATGAACTCAAAGCATCATTTAAGTTCACATTGAACAATTTGAATAATCTAGTATCTCTCGGCATGTGATGTGTATAGGATACACGTTGAATTTTTATGTTGAATTTTagtataaaacttaatattaattatgttaaattttttatataaaatataattgtgATGATATAAATTTGAGTTGAtattttattcatttattttttatagtaagttaatattttatttttgggtgaataaaacaataaatttatttaattgaatgtcattcatttttcatatattttaGCGTCCTTTGGCATGCGATGAATATATTTGcattaaattttttgttgttaattaatattttttaattttgagtttataattttttatgttagGAGTTATATAATCATGTAATAGTTTAAAAATCTAGAtgagataaataaatatttattaatttttaaaaacttgAAATGTGAATGAGATATGGTAGTTATAGCCTATAGGTGAACTAGTTTACTAAAATAGGTTTTATgattttttcattaaataaaaatgtagaacttttgTAATTTGAGAGGGATATTTTTTGTACTTCAAAAAATTAGTACTGGGAAATTGAAAGAAGCAGTGCTTAGTTCTGCATGAATACTCAAAACTCATAAAATTTAGAAGATTAAGGCACATAATATTGCTTATTTATATAACTCGGAGTATGGAATATTCTAGCTATATGCTTCATAACAacatatgatgatatgaatggAAAGACCGGATGTTTCTACTTCTTGTAACTTGCAATCATCAGTTATTAAGCATTCACCAATAAAAGATCCTCAAACAGCTGCACTTTTTATGTATCTTTCACTGCTCCTGATTGCACTGGCATTCGTTGTATTGTAAAAACAGTAGGTTCCGAAACATTGTGGACTCAGACAGGTGATCCTTAAGGTCGCATTTGTTGTTTAATGTGCAAGCAATGTTGAAGAGTGATCATGTATGAGCTATCATGTGCAGAAACTATCTGATTTTAGCATTTACAAACTTTTCTTCTTATTTGGCAGGAGAATTCACATGTGGTTATGAATCATCGAACTGTCCAAAGTCTTACTGATTATACGTCTTTTATTATACCTGATGGGACGATTCCAAACATAAAAAATTGCATCGGCGTATGTAGAGGGATCATGCATGATTTAGACAATATAAAAGATCTTCACCATACTTCACTGGAAGCTGCATTATTACGAGCTCCTGATGGATATGACTGTGCAGATATATCTCTGTATAGAGTAAGTACAAGAATGTTCTTGTCATTTACTCTAATTGGTCTGCTCATTTCTCACTTATTCTATAATCAGGAAGCACAACTTGTCTTGTTGCTGAATGAAGTAACTTCCACTTCTGAGAGCTCAGgaaatgctcatatgatgatCATACCAGCAGCAGGCCTTCCTTTTGTGCGGATTTCAAGGTCCTCTTCTCTCAAATCTTGGAATTTTCAGGAACTTCAGGTATACTTTTCTTGCAACTTCATGGTAATTTTTGTGATAGTTATAGACAGAAATTTATGCTGATGCAATGTTTGATGAATTCTTAACTATTTCTACAAAGAGCTCATCTTTTATGACTAAGGTATATAAAAGTTCTTCACGACGAATGTTTTATATTTAGTTTCTCTATTGTTACATTCTTAATTCAACCACATCCTTTCTacaaatcatgtatttattttatgCTTATATCGAAAAAGTATTCTAGTTGCATTTTTTTGTTATTCCTTTCGGAAAAGGTAACATAGATGTGTGCCTTGTGTATCTTATGCTAGGACTCTGTCATAGACCTGCAATTGGAAAATGAAAAGGTTCGAGAAATTCCTCATTCTGTGGTTGCTCCACTCGCTGTTAGTGGTGAGTGTCTTCTAAAACTGCACTTTATCTGGTATATTTTGCATGTTTTTATGCACTGAAAACATGTTCAGTAAAAATGTTACCTGGATGAATAATTCTTATTCATCTAGATTTTCGTTTTTATTGCCCACCATAATGTGTGTCCCCAAATATTTCATAGGTTTTAGCATTTTTCgtataaattgttaaattttaCAGGTGCATGATATCCTGCACTCAAGCCTTTTTcccttaaaaataataataaattcagTCGGTTCATTTCTCTCTGAAGACAGAGATATTGCTTTCAATAAACATATGATCCATTTGATGAATTAGTAACAGACTTTCTAGTTCATTTCATGGAATCTATTAATAGTAGTTGAAGAATGTTCCTATTAGTGATATTTAGTGCAATTTAACATTTCAGCATCAAGAGGCGTGGCATGTGTTTTTGCTGCAAAAAAACGTGCCTTGGTGTATATTCTAGAGGAAGATGAAGATGAAGCTACAGATACAGAGTAACTGTTGAATCCTTTCATgtttcagttcagctggtgaCATGTGGGGTCTGAGCTACCAGTACCTTCTATTAGAGTGTGTTCGTTCTTAGGATTTTACTCTATATTTTGTGCTTTATTTATGGTGGTTAAGCTCAATGAGGCCTTGAGCTCCTGGATGATGCTTGGTGAGTCTCCAAATCTGCAAAATCcttataaattaagttatacATTTTATTGTTTCATGTTCTAGACGTCTAGCAATTCTTTAAGCTGGCCATTGATATTAGCTAGAGAAGAGAGGAGATATAGAATTCAGGTCTGAGCCTGTGAAATATAATCGGAAGTTCAGTGAAATATATCCCACCACGGACCACCTAGATTCAGTATTTGAGCACCAAGCAGGTACTGTCAAAATGCTGTGGATAAATGGCACAACCATGAAGAAAGAGCAGCAACGGCGTCCAATCATATGCTTTTTAACGATCGTGGAATGAATATTGTACATTTTGAATCTCCCCCACTCACACATTGTTTGGCGggactttttattttttatgtcgcGATTCACTCGTCTCGAGTGATTCAGTTCAGTAATGTCATTTTTTGGCTCTTGTGTCAATGATGATCCTACATTCCAACTGAGCGACGTCTATCTTTTTACTATTTGAGTGCACAAGTTAGAAAACATACATGATATACGGGCAAGAAAGAAACGAACACTGAAGTTAATTGTGATGAAACAGGTTTTTCCCCAACCGTATTTACTACATCAGATTATCTTAGTACTCAAgttttttgttttatatatatacagtttTGACATGATATCTATCAATCGTGCTTACTTTTGTATTTACCAATAAGGTGTTATTCATTTATcggatataatataataaatcatatccaaattgtacattaaataaattaatgacACATCGTTAGTGGGCACTAGGAGTGTCAAAAAAACAACTCGACCTAGTTCGACAAAAGAAAAATCAAGTTTGGGTTGAGGGTTTTTGTGTTCAGATTGGATTGGATTCAATATCTCACCCGAAAAAACAATCATGTACTGTCTAGGTTAActcgaaaatttaatttttttaaaaattatataattaataaatattgtcGACGTTTTTATAAATTGTATGtccaaaaaaaatttgtatatttttattataaatttcatcgtttaatatttattttttatttttattttttaaaacaattgtttatttgagtttttataattagaattttaaatttaaatcatatataaaatatatattttttattatatgtttaaattaaaattatttttttaaaataaataaaaattaaaatcaggTTGAGTTGAGTTAGGATTCCGATTATTTGTTGAtaatcattctttattttaaagatattttaattaattttaaatatacaaATCTAATATATTCTTTTataaattttcttcaaaaaattgGAGAATACTCGACCAACCCTTGGGTTTGAATATGGAAATAATATACCCGAAAACTGAAAAATCCAACTGTTTAGACACTGTATAACAGAAAAAAGTTTAGTTCGAACTataaagtattttttttttgaatgaacTATAAAGTATTATAACTTGGACTAGTAGGATCAGTATTTATTGCGTTTCATTGTTTATAATTTAAAGAGTtgtataattaataaaattagaaCCATTATATAAGAATAGGGAAGTTAATTTTACAAGTTTTATACTCCTTCCGTCTCGTCCCAATTATGCAAGtcacttaaaattgaaaataatgttTGTGTAATTgatattttcaattaattttgtaatatgtgttaaaaaaagaaacaaacAGATTTTGTTTGGTTGGATAAggcaaaaacaaaaaatattttttaaggaaatttttttttgtcttataaaaataatattgtttggttgtaaaatttatttttctaaattaagtatttttttGGTTTGTAAGCTTCTATTTCTATacattttaacatttattatCCAACTGTCAGAATAATTTCTGTTTTTTAAGGAAAAACTTTTTTTGAAAAaacttaatttattttaatatttttgtaaGTTACAACTCGTCTGATTtagtataaaataaaaaaataaataaatgggaAACGCTTTGAGATTTGGCATGAATGAGAGCGACTGACGTCAGTGCAGAAATAAAGGAGAAAAACGACGACGCCAGGTAGCATAAAGCAGAGGCCCCACTGTCtttttatatacatataattaattaattacgaATCATATGCTGCTCTATATTGTTGTTACATCACAGTCAGTCACCCAAAATCCCAGTCTCCGGCTCTCTCTTCCCTGAGATGAATTTCCTATCTTTTCATGTTATCATTGCACTTCCTGTGTTTTGTTGATTCTAGGGTtttgcatttttattttttattttttaaaatttaattcctGGGCATGAATATTTAACGATGGCTTTGTCTCGGACTGCAAAAAAATTCCTTCTTTTGGCTATTTTCTTGAGAAAATTCTTGAATCTCGTAGTTTCTGGTTAGGGCCTTCGTTCGCGATGTCGTCTTCTTTGTCGAAGAAGGTTTGCTTCAACTCAAACTGCAAAGAGGCGTCTGA
This region of Primulina eburnea isolate SZY01 chromosome 14, ASM2296580v1, whole genome shotgun sequence genomic DNA includes:
- the LOC140812689 gene encoding anaphase-promoting complex subunit 4, with the translated sequence MESVESHGAVPFQLQYDKPIASQIKIAEWNPEKDLLALVTEDSKLLLHRFNWQRLWITSTGKCITSICWRPDGKAIAVGLEDGAVSIHDVENGKLLRSMKFHSVSVVCLSWEEDRKKIAEGNHNVLTYEDRTARFFPHAPRSPRIPGLVPGDSGFMDESEDSFRELFDSSHQQFSILCSGDKDGNICFSIFGIFLVGRINIHNLAFHCPLVGIGNNITYQLLNASIRKVSLSNDLCRIIILCSGVLMGTDREARDVQMSQSELPGFHCLVLDSAIFSERKNELHQVAQQASNVEHLIEVIRTSLSVMTKQWSDAMHTYREKFNGLSSLIIDNGLDSTPQEEFLSLLGGARTSPAVHQFLVNSLGEMGLKRVAKVVSGAGKDVQTVVLDHLQPAADIIGFRIGELRGLSKWRARYQGIGLDENLIDNAMEKAGMLLVQVERFVRVLSSVVQQFSNFFSWLLKSVKILMSEPSDQLLPFSSELIIIFLKFLYDRDPVGQLLEFDHNIEVDLERQLRVRELALFGGFFDSEYLNRTLASGFQQMEYCFKEALEMPLVTVSKRILCKDMLPLFPIESSTSLKSCIPASVSYFQENSHVVMNHRTVQSLTDYTSFIIPDGTIPNIKNCIGVCRGIMHDLDNIKDLHHTSLEAALLRAPDGYDCADISLYREAQLVLLLNEVTSTSESSGNAHMMIIPAAGLPFVRISRSSSLKSWNFQELQDSVIDLQLENEKVREIPHSVVAPLAVSASRGVACVFAAKKRALVYILEEDEDEATDTE